Proteins found in one Blastocatellia bacterium genomic segment:
- a CDS encoding VTT domain-containing protein: MGFIWVYLFEVWRTLRRLGGLGLILMGVVDSSVIPTPGGLDALTIVLTAHERDEWIYYAVMATIGSVLGGYITYRLGRKGGEQALAKRLSKEKMEKVHRAFERWGFATVFVPALLPPPAPLGPFLLGAGAMNYPLPKFLASLIAARAVRFTLVAYLASVFGQRVFRFLMRHYTVMLWSLIALGVLAGIAVTIYIVRRRRQPAPEKLSEDRAA, encoded by the coding sequence ATGGGCTTTATTTGGGTATACCTGTTCGAAGTGTGGCGAACCCTCCGGCGGCTAGGCGGGCTCGGCTTGATCCTGATGGGGGTGGTTGATAGCTCGGTGATCCCGACGCCGGGCGGGCTCGACGCGCTGACCATCGTGCTGACGGCGCACGAGCGCGACGAGTGGATCTATTACGCGGTGATGGCGACCATCGGCTCGGTGCTCGGCGGTTATATTACCTACCGCCTGGGGCGCAAGGGCGGCGAGCAGGCGCTGGCGAAGCGGCTCTCGAAAGAGAAGATGGAAAAGGTGCATCGCGCCTTCGAGCGCTGGGGCTTTGCGACGGTCTTTGTGCCGGCGCTGTTGCCGCCGCCTGCGCCGCTCGGCCCGTTTTTGCTCGGCGCCGGGGCGATGAATTATCCGCTGCCGAAATTTCTCGCGTCACTGATTGCGGCGCGAGCCGTGCGCTTCACGCTGGTCGCCTATCTCGCTTCCGTCTTCGGCCAGCGTGTCTTCCGCTTCCTGATGCGCCATTACACGGTGATGTTGTGGTCGCTGATTGCGCTCGGTGTGCTGGCCGGCATCGCGGTGACGATTTATATCGTGCGCCGCCGGCGGCAGCCTGCGCCTGAAAAGCTGAGCGAAGACCGGGCCGCTTGA
- a CDS encoding M28 family peptidase gives MKKITDRLARVMLLLALAASTLSAPPAPPFRMTIEVRAALNRISADSLRGHLSFIASDALEGRGTPSRGLDMAAEYIAAQFRGAGLEPAGDDGYFQTASVAPRGSDKPVRVRNVVGVLRGSDPALKDTYVLVTAHYDHLGIKPGEGDTIYNGANDDGSGTVSVIEVASALASMKQRPRRSIVFMTFFGEERGLLGSRYYGQHPLFPLDRTVADINLEQVGRTDSNEGPQVNNASMTGFDFSEVGQVFKAAGLLTGINVYKHPRNSDAFFSRSDNQALADQGVPAHTLCVAYVYPDYHGVGDTWEKVNYQNMAKVDRCVALAVLMMANNAQSPHWNADNPKAARYLQAWKTLHEKPAAQHQ, from the coding sequence GTGAAAAAGATCACTGATAGGCTGGCGCGGGTCATGCTGCTGCTGGCGCTTGCGGCCTCTACGCTGAGCGCGCCGCCTGCGCCGCCGTTTCGGATGACCATTGAGGTGCGCGCGGCGCTCAATCGCATCTCCGCCGACTCGTTGCGCGGCCACCTGTCGTTCATCGCCTCGGACGCTCTGGAAGGGCGAGGCACGCCGTCGCGCGGGCTCGACATGGCCGCCGAATACATCGCCGCGCAGTTCCGCGGCGCCGGCCTTGAGCCTGCCGGCGATGACGGCTACTTTCAAACCGCCAGCGTCGCGCCGCGCGGCTCGGATAAGCCCGTGCGCGTCCGCAACGTCGTCGGCGTGCTGCGCGGCAGTGACCCGGCGCTGAAAGATACCTACGTGCTGGTGACGGCGCATTACGACCACCTCGGCATCAAGCCGGGCGAAGGCGATACGATCTACAACGGCGCGAACGACGACGGCAGCGGCACGGTGTCCGTCATCGAAGTGGCGTCGGCGCTTGCCTCGATGAAACAGCGCCCGCGTCGCAGCATCGTCTTTATGACCTTCTTTGGCGAGGAGCGCGGCCTGCTCGGCTCGCGTTACTATGGGCAGCATCCTCTCTTCCCGCTCGACCGCACGGTTGCCGACATCAATCTCGAACAGGTCGGGCGCACAGACAGCAACGAAGGGCCGCAGGTGAACAACGCTTCGATGACCGGCTTCGACTTTTCCGAAGTCGGCCAGGTCTTCAAAGCCGCCGGTCTGCTCACAGGCATCAACGTTTATAAGCACCCGCGCAACAGCGACGCCTTCTTCAGTCGCAGCGACAACCAGGCGCTCGCCGATCAGGGCGTGCCGGCGCACACGCTCTGCGTCGCCTACGTCTATCCCGACTATCACGGCGTCGGCGATACCTGGGAGAAAGTTAACTATCAGAACATGGCAAAGGTAGACCGCTGTGTGGCGCTCGCCGTGTTGATGATGGCCAACAACGCGCAATCGCCGCACTGGAACGCCGATAATCCGAAGGCCGCGCGCTACCTTCAAGCATGGAAAACGCTTCACGAAAAACCAGCGGCGCAGCATCAGTAA